One Mesorhizobium sp. L-2-11 genomic region harbors:
- a CDS encoding GGDEF domain-containing protein, with protein MAAGGAWSVIFGLGCYGCVVSGDMALAVLAALNVAGVVGVVSSRNAATPRYAIFVMLAVGLPFLVGALLSPAPGMSIVGFQVPFYVAGIIIVLLQNHAITARMIRAELDNRDLAIKDALTGLPNRIFLQEKLRGMCSELAAPAANGGRPFAVLSMDLDGFKHVNDRFGHAVGDKLLRKVAERLKRAFRPGDVVFRIGGDEFVILLPDTSEIEATLLAKRAIEKISVPFDLGVGTAIPIGLSIGSAFAPADGGEPELLLTCSDHALYEAKRTGKGRYRAHVRAAN; from the coding sequence ATGGCCGCCGGTGGGGCATGGTCGGTGATTTTCGGCCTCGGCTGCTATGGCTGCGTCGTCAGCGGGGACATGGCGCTCGCCGTACTGGCTGCCTTGAACGTCGCAGGCGTCGTCGGCGTGGTGTCGTCGCGCAACGCAGCGACCCCGCGCTACGCCATATTCGTCATGCTGGCCGTAGGCCTGCCTTTCCTGGTTGGCGCGCTGTTATCTCCGGCGCCCGGAATGTCGATCGTCGGATTTCAAGTGCCTTTCTATGTGGCCGGCATCATCATCGTGCTGCTGCAAAATCATGCGATCACCGCCCGCATGATCCGCGCCGAACTGGACAATCGCGATCTGGCGATCAAGGATGCGCTGACCGGCCTGCCAAACCGCATCTTCCTTCAGGAGAAACTGCGCGGCATGTGCAGCGAGCTTGCGGCGCCGGCAGCAAACGGCGGCAGGCCGTTTGCCGTTCTCAGCATGGACCTCGACGGCTTCAAACACGTCAATGACCGCTTCGGCCACGCGGTCGGCGACAAGCTGCTGCGCAAGGTAGCCGAACGATTGAAGCGCGCTTTCCGACCAGGGGATGTGGTCTTTCGCATCGGCGGTGACGAATTCGTGATCCTGCTGCCCGACACATCCGAAATCGAAGCTACCCTCCTGGCCAAGCGCGCCATTGAGAAGATTTCGGTACCTTTCGACCTTGGCGTGGGCACCGCAATACCCATCGGGTTGAGCATTGGAAGTGCCTTCGCGCCTGCCGACGGCGGCGAGCCGGAACTTCTTCTCACCTGCTCCGATCACGCGCTTTATGAAGCCAAACGCACCGGCAAGGGCCGTTACCGGGCGCATGTGCGGGCCGCCAACTGA
- the dapE gene encoding succinyl-diaminopimelate desuccinylase — translation MTLPTDPAGNLAALIRCPSVTPIEGGALSTLETMLTPLGFSVERPVFSEDGTPDIENLYARRSGNGPHLMFAGHTDVVPAGDETSWTYPPFAAEIAKGEMFGRGAVDMKGGIACFIAAVARHLESKGGLKGSVSLLITGDEEGPAINGTTKLLEWAVAKGEKWDASIVGEPTNPDALGDMIKIGRRGSLSGSIIVNGRQGHAAYPQLADNPVRGLMTLVEALLHPVFDKGTRDFQPTNLEVTSIDVGNPATNVIPAKATATFNIRFNDTWTAETIQAEIHNRLDKAAKRKKYRAGKTTPVDYELVWRDRPSHVFLTRDERLIEALSGSVEAVIGRKPALSTSGGTSDARFIKDYCPVVEFGLVGKTMHMVDERVALADLETLTQIYQRFIEDWFEQGAS, via the coding sequence ATGACGTTGCCGACCGATCCCGCTGGAAATCTCGCCGCCCTCATCCGCTGCCCCTCCGTCACACCCATTGAGGGTGGGGCACTGAGCACGCTGGAAACAATGCTGACACCACTCGGCTTTTCCGTCGAGCGCCCGGTGTTTTCGGAGGACGGCACGCCCGATATCGAAAATCTCTATGCGCGGCGCTCCGGCAACGGTCCGCACCTGATGTTCGCCGGGCATACCGACGTGGTGCCGGCCGGCGACGAGACCTCATGGACGTATCCGCCTTTCGCTGCCGAGATCGCCAAGGGCGAGATGTTCGGTCGCGGTGCCGTCGATATGAAGGGCGGCATCGCCTGTTTCATCGCCGCCGTGGCGCGCCATCTTGAGTCGAAAGGCGGCCTGAAAGGCTCGGTCTCGCTGCTGATCACCGGCGACGAAGAAGGGCCGGCCATCAACGGCACGACAAAGCTGCTCGAATGGGCGGTCGCCAAGGGCGAGAAATGGGATGCGTCGATCGTCGGCGAGCCGACCAATCCCGATGCGCTGGGCGACATGATCAAGATCGGCCGGCGCGGCTCTTTGTCCGGCAGCATCATCGTCAACGGCCGCCAGGGCCACGCCGCTTACCCCCAGCTTGCCGATAATCCGGTGCGCGGCCTGATGACACTGGTCGAAGCCTTGCTGCACCCTGTCTTCGACAAGGGCACCAGGGACTTCCAGCCGACCAATCTGGAGGTGACCTCGATCGACGTCGGCAATCCGGCCACCAATGTTATTCCGGCAAAGGCGACCGCCACATTCAACATCCGTTTCAACGACACATGGACCGCCGAGACCATCCAGGCGGAAATCCACAACCGTCTCGACAAGGCGGCGAAGCGAAAGAAATACCGGGCCGGCAAGACGACGCCGGTCGATTACGAACTCGTCTGGCGCGACCGGCCGAGCCACGTCTTCCTCACCCGCGACGAGCGGCTGATCGAAGCGCTCAGCGGTTCGGTCGAGGCGGTGATCGGCAGGAAGCCGGCGCTTTCCACCTCCGGCGGCACCTCCGACGCACGCTTCATCAAGGATTATTGTCCGGTGGTCGAGTTCGGGCTGGTCGGCAAGACCATGCACATGGTCGATGAACGCGTCGCACTTGCCGACCTCGAGACGCTGACGCAGATCTATCAGCGCTTCATCGAAGACTGGTTCGAGCAAGGCGCATCGTAA
- a CDS encoding transporter, protein MLSSDETYASLKGAWRLMLGKADGLRQLDLSADGFWNSFFAIVVAAPALIVGWVGLANEIGDPNAFAGRFSMLIRLATVDIGVWVLPLVGLALVAPRAGIGGRFVHYVVASNWASAIIAWLMLPAALIRLFLPSTNEFAVLASLLLFALSMILTWRMTNVAIGRGAAVGSAVFAGMFVASLVVLFVLQALLGIAAPA, encoded by the coding sequence ATGCTTTCGTCGGATGAAACCTATGCTTCGCTCAAGGGCGCCTGGCGACTGATGCTCGGCAAGGCCGATGGGCTGCGCCAGCTCGACCTTTCGGCCGACGGTTTCTGGAATTCCTTCTTCGCCATCGTCGTCGCGGCGCCGGCGCTGATCGTCGGTTGGGTCGGCCTTGCCAACGAGATCGGCGATCCGAATGCATTCGCCGGACGCTTCAGCATGCTGATCCGTCTGGCGACGGTCGACATCGGCGTCTGGGTGTTGCCGCTTGTCGGCCTTGCCCTCGTCGCGCCGCGCGCCGGCATTGGCGGGCGCTTCGTCCACTATGTCGTCGCCAGCAACTGGGCGTCGGCGATCATTGCCTGGCTAATGCTGCCAGCGGCGTTGATCAGGCTTTTCCTGCCGTCCACCAACGAGTTCGCCGTACTGGCGTCGCTGCTTTTGTTCGCGCTGTCGATGATCCTGACCTGGCGGATGACAAACGTCGCCATCGGCAGGGGCGCGGCTGTCGGCAGCGCTGTCTTTGCCGGAATGTTCGTGGCGTCGCTGGTCGTTCTGTTTGTGCTGCAGGCGCTGCTCGGCATCGCTGCGCCGGCTTAG
- the truA gene encoding tRNA pseudouridine(38-40) synthase TruA translates to MPRFRLDIEYDGRLYAGWQRQADQPSVQQAIEQAIEKFCGERVSLRGAGRTDAGVHATGQVAHVDLVRAWPDDKVRDAVNAHLQAAKARIAILNAVVVPDSFDARFSAIGRHYLYRIINRRAPAALDKGKIWWVPKRLDAEAMHDAAKVLLGRHDFTTFRSTQCQADSPVRTLDRLDVSRLGDVIEVRASARSFLHNQVRSMVGSLKRVGEGGWTIADLKAALDARDRAACGQVAPPDGLFLVGVDYPKVD, encoded by the coding sequence ATGCCGCGTTTTCGCCTCGACATCGAATATGACGGCCGCCTCTATGCCGGCTGGCAGCGCCAGGCAGACCAGCCTTCGGTGCAGCAGGCGATCGAACAGGCGATCGAGAAATTCTGCGGCGAACGGGTTTCGCTGCGCGGCGCCGGCCGCACCGATGCCGGCGTCCACGCGACCGGTCAGGTGGCGCATGTCGATCTCGTCAGGGCGTGGCCTGATGACAAGGTTCGCGATGCCGTCAACGCCCATCTGCAAGCGGCCAAGGCGCGCATCGCCATCCTCAACGCGGTTGTGGTGCCGGATAGCTTCGATGCGCGTTTCTCGGCGATTGGCCGCCACTATCTCTACCGTATCATCAACCGGCGCGCGCCGGCGGCGCTCGACAAGGGCAAGATCTGGTGGGTGCCGAAGCGGCTCGACGCCGAGGCCATGCACGATGCGGCGAAGGTGCTGCTGGGGCGGCATGATTTCACCACGTTCCGCTCGACCCAGTGCCAGGCCGACAGCCCGGTCCGGACGCTTGATCGGCTGGATGTCAGTCGGCTGGGTGACGTGATCGAAGTGCGAGCCTCGGCGCGCTCGTTCCTGCACAATCAGGTGCGCTCGATGGTCGGCTCGCTGAAGCGCGTCGGCGAAGGCGGCTGGACAATTGCCGACCTGAAGGCGGCGCTCGACGCGCGCGACCGTGCAGCCTGTGGCCAGGTGGCGCCGCCCGACGGGCTTTTTCTCGTCGGGGTCGATTATCCGAAGGTCGACTAA
- a CDS encoding GNAT family N-acetyltransferase, translating to MSMMSIRAATPRDREAIRLVEEHAFGQQAEAGLVDALVSGGDAVVELVAEEDGQVVGHILFSRLFVQNGGKSFPAVALAPLAVEPSFHGTGIGGALVREAHIRLKDAGEVLAVVLGDPAYYGRFGYSHARAEQFESEFQGEALQALAWGEAPETGKLVYASAFGTALAA from the coding sequence ATGAGCATGATGTCGATACGCGCGGCGACGCCGCGGGACCGCGAGGCGATCCGCCTCGTCGAGGAACACGCATTCGGCCAGCAGGCGGAGGCCGGACTGGTCGACGCGCTGGTCAGCGGCGGCGATGCCGTCGTCGAACTGGTGGCGGAAGAAGATGGACAGGTGGTCGGCCATATCCTGTTTTCGAGGCTTTTCGTGCAGAACGGCGGCAAAAGCTTTCCGGCGGTGGCGCTGGCGCCTCTGGCGGTCGAGCCGTCCTTCCATGGCACCGGCATCGGCGGTGCGCTGGTCCGCGAGGCGCATATCCGCCTGAAGGATGCCGGCGAGGTGCTGGCGGTGGTGCTTGGCGATCCCGCCTATTATGGCCGCTTCGGCTACAGTCACGCGCGCGCCGAACAATTCGAAAGCGAGTTCCAGGGCGAAGCGTTGCAGGCGCTGGCCTGGGGCGAAGCGCCTGAGACCGGCAAGCTGGTCTACGCTTCGGCTTTCGGCACTGCGCTCGCCGCCTGA
- the fmt gene encoding methionyl-tRNA formyltransferase, translated as MPLRVIFMGTPEFSVPTLRAIADGGHGIEAVYTQPPRAAGRRGLELTPSPVQREAERLGLEVRTPVSLKNEAEQQAFRALRADVAVVVAYGLLLPKPILEAPRLGCLNGHASLLPRWRGAAPIQRAIMAGDTETGMMVMRMEEGLDTGPVAMVEKCAIGPDMTAGELHDRLMRIGAALMAEALARMERDALTFTAQVTEGVTYAKKIDKAETRVDWTRPAGQVHDHIRGLSPFPGAWCETEIGGRLERLKLLRSTLSQGAGEPGGILDDRLTVACGSGAVRLVEVQRAGGRPIAAQEFLRGAKLEKGMKLS; from the coding sequence ATGCCCTTGCGCGTCATCTTCATGGGTACGCCCGAATTCTCCGTGCCGACGCTGCGGGCGATCGCTGATGGCGGGCATGGGATAGAAGCCGTCTACACCCAGCCGCCACGCGCGGCCGGCCGCCGCGGGCTGGAACTGACGCCTTCGCCGGTGCAGCGCGAGGCCGAGCGGCTGGGCCTCGAGGTACGGACGCCGGTGTCGCTGAAGAACGAGGCCGAGCAGCAGGCATTCCGCGCCTTGCGGGCCGATGTAGCCGTCGTCGTCGCCTATGGATTGCTGTTGCCTAAACCAATTCTTGAGGCGCCGCGGCTCGGCTGCCTCAATGGTCACGCGTCGCTGTTGCCACGCTGGCGCGGCGCCGCCCCTATCCAGCGCGCCATCATGGCCGGCGATACCGAGACAGGCATGATGGTGATGCGGATGGAAGAGGGCCTGGACACCGGCCCGGTGGCGATGGTCGAAAAATGCGCCATCGGCCCCGATATGACGGCCGGCGAACTGCACGATCGGTTGATGCGCATTGGTGCCGCGCTGATGGCGGAAGCGCTGGCGCGAATGGAACGGGATGCCCTGACATTTACCGCACAGGTGACGGAGGGGGTGACCTACGCCAAAAAGATCGATAAAGCGGAGACTCGCGTGGACTGGACGCGGCCTGCTGGCCAAGTCCACGATCATATTCGCGGCCTGTCGCCCTTTCCCGGCGCATGGTGCGAGACCGAAATTGGCGGCCGCCTGGAGCGGCTGAAACTTCTTCGCTCGACGCTTTCGCAAGGCGCCGGCGAGCCGGGAGGAATTCTCGACGACCGGCTGACGGTCGCCTGCGGGTCAGGCGCGGTCAGGCTGGTCGAAGTTCAACGTGCGGGCGGAAGGCCCATTGCCGCGCAGGAATTTCTGCGTGGGGCCAAGCTCGAAAAAGGAATGAAACTCTCATGA
- the def gene encoding peptide deformylase, producing MSIKPLIILPDPVLRQVSKPVERVDGALRKLADDMLDTMYDAPGIGLAAIQVGEPLRMLVIDLAKEDEPPAPHVFINPEILESADQRSVYEEGCLSIPDYYAEVERPAAVRVKYLDRDGKLQEIEAEGLMATCLQHEIDHLNGVLFIDHISKLKRDMVVKKFKKLAREKAPGSKAPGKLVG from the coding sequence ATGTCGATCAAGCCGCTCATCATCCTTCCCGATCCCGTCCTGCGCCAGGTTTCGAAACCGGTCGAGCGCGTCGACGGCGCTTTGCGCAAACTGGCCGATGACATGCTGGACACCATGTATGATGCGCCGGGCATCGGTCTGGCGGCGATCCAGGTCGGCGAACCGCTGCGCATGCTGGTGATTGACCTCGCCAAGGAAGACGAGCCGCCGGCGCCGCATGTCTTCATCAATCCGGAGATTCTTGAGAGCGCCGATCAACGCTCGGTCTACGAGGAGGGGTGCCTGTCGATTCCGGATTACTATGCCGAGGTCGAGCGCCCTGCCGCCGTGCGGGTGAAATATCTCGATCGCGACGGCAAGCTGCAGGAGATCGAGGCCGAAGGGCTGATGGCGACTTGCCTGCAGCACGAAATCGACCACCTCAACGGCGTTCTGTTCATCGATCACATCTCGAAGCTGAAACGCGACATGGTGGTGAAGAAATTCAAGAAGCTCGCGAGGGAGAAGGCACCGGGCAGCAAGGCGCCGGGCAAGCTGGTGGGATAG
- a CDS encoding DNA recombination protein RmuC yields the protein MNDLTTILSEPIARLGATTIALGHALGFGAVLFLGLFVALVVALWRSAKARAVAAAEAADHARDAEARMAGILASQAEMQGRMGAIAEVFGARQAELTQSIGQRLDAMTGRLGQTMTEQTKSTHESLAKLQERLAVIDTAQGNIQSLASQVVQLQAILSNKQTRGAFGQSRMEAIVADGLPHGAYEFQATLSNGSRPDCLVKMPNGAPALAIDAKFPLEAWNAIRAAEGADLQKVAAQAFRRDIEVHVRDISDKYLIQGETQDTAFMFVPSESVFAEIHENFEGIVHKAHRARIVIVSPSLLMLSIQVIQAILKDARMREQAHLIQGEVIRLMEDVSRLDERVRKLQSHFGQSAKDIDDILVSTSKVTKRGQKIEALEFGAQPTEGDAGSGAGVRAEAGARVADSKTGQLRLRVVEGDD from the coding sequence ATGAACGACCTGACCACCATCCTGTCCGAACCGATCGCCCGGCTCGGCGCCACCACGATTGCGCTCGGCCACGCACTGGGATTCGGCGCGGTCCTGTTCCTGGGCCTGTTCGTGGCGCTCGTCGTCGCGCTCTGGCGCTCGGCCAAGGCGCGTGCGGTGGCTGCCGCGGAGGCCGCCGACCACGCCCGCGACGCCGAGGCGCGGATGGCCGGCATCCTGGCCAGCCAGGCCGAGATGCAGGGCCGCATGGGCGCCATCGCCGAAGTGTTCGGGGCGCGGCAGGCCGAACTCACGCAGTCGATCGGCCAGCGTCTCGACGCGATGACGGGCCGTCTCGGCCAGACCATGACCGAGCAGACGAAATCGACGCATGAGAGCCTCGCCAAACTGCAGGAGCGGCTGGCGGTCATCGATACAGCGCAAGGCAACATCCAGTCGCTCGCCAGCCAGGTCGTGCAACTTCAGGCAATCCTCTCGAACAAGCAGACGCGCGGCGCCTTCGGCCAGTCGCGCATGGAGGCGATCGTCGCCGATGGCCTGCCGCACGGCGCCTATGAATTCCAGGCGACCCTGTCGAACGGCAGCCGGCCCGACTGCCTGGTGAAGATGCCGAACGGCGCGCCTGCACTTGCCATCGACGCCAAGTTTCCGCTGGAAGCCTGGAATGCCATCCGTGCCGCCGAAGGCGCCGATTTGCAGAAGGTCGCCGCACAAGCGTTCCGGCGCGATATCGAGGTGCATGTCCGCGATATTTCCGACAAATACCTGATCCAGGGCGAGACGCAGGACACCGCCTTCATGTTCGTGCCGTCGGAATCGGTATTCGCCGAGATCCACGAGAATTTCGAGGGGATTGTCCACAAGGCGCACCGCGCCCGCATCGTCATCGTCTCGCCGTCGCTGCTGATGCTGTCGATCCAGGTCATCCAGGCGATTCTCAAGGACGCCCGCATGCGCGAGCAGGCGCATCTGATCCAGGGCGAAGTCATCCGGCTGATGGAGGATGTCTCGCGCCTCGACGAGCGGGTGCGCAAGCTGCAGAGCCATTTCGGCCAGTCGGCCAAGGATATCGACGATATTCTCGTCTCGACTTCGAAGGTGACCAAGCGCGGCCAGAAGATCGAAGCGCTGGAGTTCGGCGCGCAACCGACGGAGGGCGACGCCGGATCGGGGGCCGGCGTGAGGGCCGAAGCGGGCGCGCGCGTCGCCGACTCCAAGACCGGCCAGTTGAGGCTAAGGGTCGTCGAAGGCGACGACTGA
- a CDS encoding GFA family protein produces the protein MKIDGRCHCGAITYEAEVDPDKTSICHCIDCQQLTGTAFRVTVPAPEEHYRITKGTPKIYIKTAASGARRAQAFCGECGSHLYATSVGDGPKVYGIRVGTARQREQLIPSKQIWHRSALPWLPKFEGTMIVEEQ, from the coding sequence ATGAAAATCGACGGCCGGTGCCATTGCGGCGCCATCACTTACGAAGCGGAGGTCGATCCGGACAAGACCAGTATTTGTCACTGCATCGATTGCCAGCAGCTGACCGGAACAGCGTTTCGGGTGACCGTGCCGGCGCCGGAAGAGCACTACCGCATCACCAAGGGCACGCCAAAAATCTACATCAAGACCGCAGCGAGCGGCGCCAGGCGCGCCCAGGCCTTTTGCGGCGAGTGCGGTTCGCACCTCTATGCCACGTCGGTCGGCGACGGGCCGAAAGTCTACGGCATCAGGGTCGGCACGGCGCGGCAGCGCGAACAACTGATCCCGAGCAAACAGATCTGGCACCGCTCGGCGCTGCCTTGGCTGCCGAAGTTCGAAGGCACGATGATCGTCGAGGAGCAGTAG
- a CDS encoding transglutaminase-like domain-containing protein, with protein MRIHIGCEMSFDFPQETPLIAMLNVHYSRASDLERPDFLTSNPPVPIESYRDSFGNWCNRLVAPPGRFTFGTDAVIRDPGSFERGDLVAWQHEVRDLPSETLLFLLPSRYCESDVLASEAWRLFGHSPLGIPRVQAVCDFVHNHIIFNYANARPTRTAAEAYREQSGVCRDFAHLAVAFCRALNIPTRYCTGYISDIGLPKPWSDMDFAAWMEVYLGGRWHAFDPRNNAPRIGRILIASGRDAADVPLTHIFGPGTLAGFKVWTDEIIEQA; from the coding sequence ATGCGAATCCATATCGGCTGCGAGATGAGCTTCGACTTTCCGCAGGAAACGCCGCTGATCGCGATGCTCAACGTTCACTATTCCCGCGCGTCCGATCTCGAGCGGCCGGATTTCCTGACTTCGAATCCACCGGTGCCGATCGAGAGCTACCGCGACAGTTTCGGCAATTGGTGCAATCGCCTTGTCGCCCCGCCCGGTCGCTTCACCTTCGGCACGGACGCGGTGATCCGCGATCCCGGAAGCTTCGAGAGGGGTGATCTGGTGGCATGGCAGCACGAGGTGCGCGACCTGCCGTCTGAGACATTGCTGTTCCTGCTGCCGAGCCGCTATTGCGAGAGCGACGTGCTGGCGAGCGAGGCGTGGCGGCTGTTCGGCCACTCACCGCTCGGTATTCCACGCGTGCAGGCGGTCTGCGATTTCGTCCACAACCACATCATCTTCAACTACGCCAACGCGCGGCCGACGCGCACGGCAGCAGAGGCCTATCGTGAGCAAAGCGGCGTCTGCCGCGACTTTGCCCATCTCGCCGTCGCCTTCTGCCGCGCCTTGAACATCCCGACGCGCTACTGCACCGGCTACATCAGCGACATCGGCTTGCCGAAACCCTGGTCGGACATGGATTTCGCCGCCTGGATGGAGGTCTATCTCGGCGGTCGCTGGCATGCCTTCGATCCGCGCAACAATGCGCCGCGCATCGGCCGCATCCTGATCGCCTCCGGCCGCGACGCAGCCGATGTGCCGCTGACCCATATTTTCGGGCCGGGCACGCTGGCCGGTTTCAAGGTCTGGACTGATGAGATCATCGAACAGGCGTAA
- the sugE gene encoding quaternary ammonium compound efflux SMR transporter SugE — protein MSWILLFFAGLFEIGWAIGLKYTDGFSRPLPTVLTVASMVVSLALLGLALKTLPVGTAYAVWTGIGTVGTALLGIWLLGEPATAIRLACIALIVGGIMGLKLAT, from the coding sequence ATGTCGTGGATTCTTCTCTTCTTCGCTGGCCTGTTCGAGATCGGCTGGGCGATCGGCCTCAAATACACTGATGGCTTTTCAAGGCCGCTTCCGACCGTCCTGACGGTTGCCTCGATGGTCGTCAGTCTCGCCTTGCTCGGACTGGCGCTGAAGACGCTGCCGGTCGGCACGGCTTACGCGGTGTGGACCGGCATCGGCACCGTCGGCACGGCGCTGCTTGGCATCTGGCTGCTCGGTGAGCCTGCGACCGCGATCAGGCTGGCCTGCATCGCACTCATCGTCGGCGGCATCATGGGATTGAAACTCGCGACCTAA
- a CDS encoding DUF6481 family protein produces the protein MAIYREKDVFERRNAANEAKKALLERFKARPAADDPAVLARQAERKAILEARAIREAEKARLKQEKLAREAAEKAEREAAAEAARIAAEEAAQAEAKIREAEENERIARLLADEAERKAKRDARYAARKQRTGRTPPGFSAR, from the coding sequence TTGGCTATCTATAGGGAAAAAGACGTTTTCGAGCGGCGCAATGCCGCAAACGAGGCAAAGAAGGCGCTTCTCGAGCGCTTCAAGGCAAGGCCGGCAGCGGACGATCCAGCGGTGCTGGCACGGCAGGCCGAACGCAAGGCGATCCTCGAAGCCCGTGCGATACGCGAGGCCGAAAAGGCCAGGCTGAAGCAGGAAAAGCTGGCGCGCGAAGCGGCCGAAAAGGCCGAGCGCGAAGCTGCCGCCGAAGCGGCGCGGATTGCTGCGGAAGAAGCGGCGCAGGCGGAAGCGAAGATCCGGGAAGCCGAAGAGAACGAGCGCATCGCTCGTTTGCTTGCCGACGAGGCCGAGCGTAAGGCCAAGCGCGACGCGCGCTATGCGGCGCGCAAGCAGCGCACCGGCAGGACGCCTCCGGGCTTTTCCGCTCGCTAG
- a CDS encoding LLM class flavin-dependent oxidoreductase, whose product MELGLYTFADVSPEPGLGAIGAHERLRNLIEEIELADQVGLDVFGLGEHHRPDYAASAPVVALAAAAERTRRIKLTSAVTVLSSDDPVRVFQQFATLDLLSSGRAEIMAGRGSFIESFPLFGYDLDDYDELFAEKLDLLLAVRDHVKVSWSGRLRAPINDRGVYPRPFQDRLPIWIAIGGTPQSAARAGALGLPLALAIIGGEPARFAPLFDIYREAAKRAGNDPADLATSLNVHGFIAETTDQAANDFYGPQAEVMNRIGRERGWGPTSRAHFDQSRGPNGALFVGNPEQVAEKIIAQHRIFGNDRFLLQMAIGTMAHAKIMKAIELYGTKVAPIVRKETAKGIPAAAAPAA is encoded by the coding sequence ATGGAACTCGGTCTCTACACCTTCGCCGACGTCAGCCCGGAACCAGGCCTGGGCGCCATCGGTGCGCATGAGCGGCTGCGCAACCTGATCGAGGAGATCGAGCTGGCCGACCAGGTCGGCCTCGACGTGTTTGGGTTGGGCGAGCATCACCGTCCCGATTATGCGGCTTCAGCGCCAGTCGTGGCCCTGGCCGCGGCGGCCGAACGCACCCGGCGCATAAAGCTGACCAGCGCGGTCACCGTGCTTTCCTCCGACGATCCGGTCCGTGTCTTCCAGCAGTTTGCGACACTCGACCTTCTATCCAGCGGCCGGGCCGAGATCATGGCTGGGCGCGGCTCGTTCATCGAATCGTTTCCGCTGTTCGGCTACGATCTCGACGACTATGACGAGCTCTTTGCCGAAAAGCTCGATCTGCTGCTTGCCGTCCGCGATCATGTCAAGGTGAGTTGGTCGGGCAGGCTGCGCGCTCCGATCAATGATCGCGGCGTCTATCCCCGCCCGTTCCAGGACAGATTGCCGATCTGGATCGCGATCGGCGGCACGCCGCAATCCGCCGCGCGGGCCGGCGCGCTCGGCCTGCCGCTGGCGCTGGCCATCATCGGCGGCGAGCCGGCGCGGTTCGCGCCGCTGTTCGATATTTACAGGGAGGCGGCCAAACGGGCCGGCAACGATCCGGCTGATCTGGCCACCAGCCTCAACGTGCATGGCTTCATCGCCGAGACCACCGACCAGGCGGCCAATGATTTTTATGGGCCGCAGGCCGAGGTGATGAACCGCATCGGCCGCGAGCGCGGCTGGGGTCCGACGTCGAGAGCACATTTCGACCAGTCGCGCGGCCCGAACGGCGCGCTGTTCGTCGGCAATCCAGAACAGGTGGCCGAAAAGATCATCGCCCAGCACAGGATATTCGGCAACGACCGCTTCCTGCTGCAAATGGCGATCGGCACCATGGCGCACGCCAAAATCATGAAGGCGATCGAACTCTACGGCACCAAGGTGGCGCCGATCGTGCGCAAGGAAACGGCGAAGGGCATCCCTGCCGCTGCCGCGCCGGCCGCCTGA